A genome region from Geminicoccus roseus DSM 18922 includes the following:
- a CDS encoding SDR family NAD(P)-dependent oxidoreductase: MSEAAADTRELLKRALLEIRSLKGRLATLQQEIRPPVAVTGMACRFPGGADDPAAFWRLLVEGRDAVGPLPPGRAADGGPPLGGFLDDVESFDAACFEITPREAQAMDPQHRLLLETVWQALADAAIEPRSLSGSRTGVFVGLATNDFARRSLSSGVDRFYGSGTSPAVAAGRIAYALDLKGPCLTLDTACSSSLTAAHLAVRALRASECDLALVGGVSLMLSGELSQSFAEAGMLAPDGRCKSFDAAANGYGRAEGVGVVVLRRLADAEAQQDRIHAVIRGSAVNQDGRSAGLTAPNGPAQVAVIQAALADADLAPDAIDFVEAHGSGTPLGDVIEAQALATVFAGRTRPLLVGTVKSTIGHAEAAAGIAGLIKAVLALRNDTAPPNLHFRRLNPEIRPGSLDLVVPTEPRPGITRVGVSSFGFSGSNAHLVLERAPPAMGTARPKLPPPVFRRQRFPLPGSAPATRTLAPSDPLLAGTGGLAHLGVLLHLLQPARQFAAIRFEQALQVDQPREIRLRPADGATHLESRALGAAAWTTHLSARPAPPAALQPPRLPDRLATPVPADDLYAVIEAAGFAYGAQARCLVSIQLQDDLALGTLAPGLTLADPGVVEAGAQLLYALVADAGQRPPMLGSCASLACADPAAPASRVWLRLREQIPGGPVTADFGVLAADGTPLAEVGQARFARRPSFLQRFGHDLVWDRIPAPATGVAPSLVLGGSGLPWATASTIDQAVERLRSLADPLLLVVAEQAEPLAAATWLASLVRALGTTPCRLVLATRGAVATGHGVEWPASPGGAAIWGMTQALVGEQPGRRCRLVDLDPGRPLSAQADVLALECAAAEPRETAWRNGQRLARSLRRALAAPAGPPARAVLRQGGSPPEIAWEALPPAGPIPAGHVAIEVVAAGLNFRDRLVALGLRPADLPLGADLAGIVRGLGAGVADFRPGDLVVALAQPALADLVVVPAGLVRQAPLADPVAAATMPLAYATARAALGREAAEGPVLVHQAAGATGLAAVELARAACREVLATASPAKQAFLAALGITAIADSRTPAAWPALGPAALAIGAFGPELASTLDAGHVVDLTGQGEAGFDLDALPAAQRAAALDGLDRLPPLPVRAVDRTGLAPALAAVGEGIGRTVVLLREPPRVRIDPDGAYLVTGAAGALGHRISRWLSDQGAARILMLDRVQAEPVPRGTMVVQDIADEAAMRSLLDRTERDGPLLRGIFHAAALADEGPLEALGPERIAAILDAKVTGAEILHRLTLDRRARPRRLDHFVLLSSVVSLLPSASQGAYAAANAVLDSLAHRRRALGLAGLSLNLGPVAAGIGDRMGERAHQVWQRHGIGRLDPDALVAALPELLATPWPQRAVLDIDWDVYGQDGEPRPEPAPASLDLAGLQAILAPIVGAARPDSLDPDTPLLSLGIDSLMAVEFAQAIGRALGRPVPRTFVYSHPNLRAAATALASPRPAPAAKAAPAEASAGALAVMAPAWVPAEDDPAWADGWQVLGEGPLATRLRQALSPGDELVDLRLLDEPARDGPQARRILLERFAQLLRASLGRPARLAWACREDDPLAPLLDGLIATARVEYPDLRLQRIVLAPDLADPAAAILAELGQEPLEPLVLRHRDGRRVRRFQPAAPRPSRPIRADGAYLVTGGTGGIGRLLARDLLDRGAGRVVLASRRGILPDDPILSDSCLADPRLGVRACDLADAAAVERLVRELADGPLPLRGVFHLAGVTADGLLATQDVAAMAPAFAAKVDGARLLDQATRGVALDHFVLFGSLTAIIGLAGAGAYAAANAMLPPIARERQEAGLPGIAIDWGAWQGVGMAEAGAAWRDGHLPVHPASLALAALHDCLQVAPSHVAILPRGETGTVTLPEARFRSTERVENPHRRSSPVY, from the coding sequence GTGAGCGAGGCCGCCGCCGACACGCGCGAACTGCTCAAGCGCGCCCTGCTGGAGATCCGCAGCCTGAAAGGCCGGCTCGCCACGCTGCAGCAGGAGATCCGCCCCCCGGTGGCGGTGACCGGGATGGCCTGCCGGTTCCCGGGCGGCGCCGATGACCCGGCCGCGTTCTGGCGCCTGCTGGTCGAGGGCCGGGATGCGGTGGGGCCGCTTCCGCCCGGCCGTGCCGCCGACGGGGGGCCGCCTCTGGGTGGCTTCCTAGATGATGTGGAAAGTTTCGACGCCGCCTGCTTCGAGATCACCCCGCGCGAGGCCCAGGCGATGGACCCGCAGCACCGCCTCCTGCTGGAGACGGTCTGGCAGGCCCTGGCCGATGCCGCGATCGAGCCGCGCAGCCTGTCCGGCAGCCGCACCGGCGTGTTTGTCGGCCTCGCCACCAACGACTTCGCCAGGCGCAGCCTCTCCTCCGGCGTCGACCGCTTCTACGGCAGCGGCACCAGCCCGGCCGTGGCCGCCGGGCGGATCGCCTATGCCCTGGACCTGAAGGGACCCTGCCTCACCCTGGACACCGCCTGCTCGTCCTCGCTCACGGCCGCCCATCTGGCGGTGCGGGCGCTGCGGGCCAGCGAGTGCGACCTGGCGCTGGTGGGCGGGGTCAGCCTGATGCTGTCCGGCGAGCTCAGCCAGAGCTTTGCCGAAGCCGGGATGCTGGCCCCGGACGGCCGCTGCAAGAGCTTCGACGCCGCCGCGAACGGCTATGGCCGCGCCGAGGGCGTGGGCGTGGTGGTGCTGCGCCGCCTGGCCGACGCCGAGGCGCAGCAGGACCGGATCCACGCGGTGATCCGCGGCTCGGCCGTCAACCAGGACGGCCGCAGCGCCGGGCTGACCGCGCCGAACGGCCCCGCCCAGGTCGCGGTGATCCAGGCGGCCCTGGCCGATGCCGACCTCGCCCCGGACGCCATCGACTTCGTCGAGGCGCATGGCAGCGGCACGCCGCTGGGCGACGTGATCGAGGCCCAGGCCCTGGCGACCGTGTTCGCCGGCCGCACCCGCCCACTCCTGGTCGGCACGGTGAAGAGCACGATCGGTCATGCCGAGGCGGCCGCCGGCATCGCCGGGCTGATCAAGGCGGTGCTGGCGCTCCGGAACGACACCGCGCCGCCCAACCTGCACTTTCGCCGCCTCAACCCGGAGATCCGCCCGGGCAGCCTGGATCTGGTGGTGCCGACCGAGCCCCGGCCGGGCATCACCCGGGTCGGAGTCAGCTCATTCGGCTTCAGCGGCAGCAACGCCCATCTGGTCCTGGAGCGCGCCCCGCCGGCCATGGGCACGGCCCGGCCGAAGCTGCCGCCGCCGGTATTCCGGCGCCAGCGCTTCCCGCTGCCCGGCAGCGCCCCCGCCACCCGCACGCTTGCCCCAAGCGACCCGCTCCTGGCCGGCACCGGCGGGCTCGCCCATCTGGGCGTGCTGCTGCACCTGCTCCAGCCGGCCCGGCAGTTCGCGGCCATCCGCTTCGAGCAGGCGCTGCAGGTCGACCAGCCCCGCGAGATCCGCCTGCGCCCGGCCGACGGCGCCACCCATCTGGAAAGCCGGGCACTCGGCGCCGCCGCCTGGACCACCCACCTGTCCGCCCGGCCAGCCCCGCCGGCAGCGCTCCAGCCCCCCCGGCTGCCGGATCGCCTGGCGACGCCGGTCCCGGCCGATGACCTCTATGCGGTCATCGAGGCCGCCGGCTTCGCCTATGGCGCCCAGGCGCGCTGCCTCGTCTCCATCCAGCTGCAGGACGATCTCGCCCTCGGCACGCTGGCGCCGGGCCTGACCCTGGCCGATCCCGGGGTGGTCGAGGCGGGAGCCCAGCTGCTCTACGCCCTGGTCGCGGATGCCGGCCAGCGCCCGCCCATGCTCGGCAGCTGCGCCTCCCTGGCCTGCGCCGATCCGGCCGCGCCTGCGAGCAGGGTATGGCTGCGCCTGCGCGAGCAGATCCCGGGCGGTCCCGTCACCGCCGATTTCGGCGTGCTGGCCGCGGACGGCACGCCACTGGCCGAGGTCGGCCAGGCGCGCTTCGCCCGCCGCCCGAGCTTCCTGCAGCGCTTCGGCCACGACCTCGTCTGGGACCGGATCCCGGCCCCCGCCACCGGCGTTGCGCCCAGCCTGGTACTGGGCGGCTCCGGCCTGCCCTGGGCCACGGCATCGACGATCGACCAGGCGGTGGAACGCCTGCGCAGCCTGGCCGATCCCCTCCTGCTGGTGGTGGCCGAGCAAGCGGAGCCACTGGCGGCCGCCACCTGGCTGGCCAGCCTCGTCCGTGCGCTTGGGACAACGCCCTGCCGCCTCGTACTCGCCACGCGCGGCGCGGTCGCGACCGGCCATGGCGTCGAATGGCCGGCCTCGCCCGGGGGTGCCGCAATCTGGGGGATGACGCAGGCCCTGGTTGGCGAGCAGCCAGGGCGCCGCTGTCGGCTGGTCGACCTGGACCCCGGCCGGCCCCTCTCAGCCCAGGCGGACGTCCTGGCCCTGGAATGCGCGGCAGCCGAACCCCGGGAAACCGCCTGGCGCAACGGCCAGCGCCTGGCGCGCAGCCTCCGCCGCGCCCTGGCCGCCCCGGCCGGCCCGCCCGCCCGCGCCGTGCTGCGCCAGGGCGGCAGCCCCCCGGAGATCGCATGGGAGGCGCTGCCGCCGGCCGGCCCGATCCCGGCGGGACATGTCGCCATCGAGGTGGTCGCCGCCGGCCTGAACTTCCGCGACCGGCTGGTGGCGCTGGGCCTGCGCCCGGCCGACCTGCCGCTGGGGGCGGACCTTGCCGGCATCGTGCGCGGCCTGGGCGCAGGCGTGGCCGACTTTCGCCCAGGCGACCTGGTGGTGGCCCTGGCCCAGCCGGCCCTGGCCGACCTGGTCGTGGTCCCGGCCGGTCTGGTCCGCCAGGCACCCCTGGCCGATCCGGTCGCCGCCGCGACCATGCCGCTGGCCTATGCCACCGCACGGGCGGCGCTCGGGCGGGAGGCGGCGGAGGGGCCGGTCCTGGTGCACCAGGCGGCCGGCGCCACCGGTTTGGCCGCGGTCGAACTGGCCCGGGCCGCCTGCCGCGAGGTGCTCGCCACCGCCAGTCCGGCCAAGCAGGCTTTTCTCGCCGCCCTGGGCATCACCGCCATCGCCGACAGCCGCACGCCCGCCGCCTGGCCGGCGCTGGGACCCGCCGCCCTGGCTATCGGGGCGTTCGGGCCCGAGCTGGCTTCGACGCTCGACGCCGGCCATGTCGTCGACCTCACCGGGCAGGGGGAGGCCGGGTTCGACCTGGACGCGCTCCCGGCCGCGCAGCGCGCCGCCGCCCTGGACGGCCTCGACCGGCTGCCGCCTCTGCCGGTCCGAGCGGTGGACCGGACAGGCCTCGCCCCGGCGCTGGCCGCGGTGGGAGAAGGCATCGGCCGGACCGTCGTGCTGCTGCGCGAGCCGCCCCGCGTCCGCATCGACCCGGACGGCGCCTACCTGGTCACCGGGGCGGCCGGGGCGCTCGGCCACCGGATCTCCCGCTGGCTGTCGGACCAGGGCGCCGCCCGGATCCTGATGCTGGACCGGGTCCAGGCCGAGCCGGTCCCGCGTGGCACCATGGTCGTGCAGGACATCGCCGACGAGGCGGCGATGCGCTCGCTGCTCGACCGGACCGAGCGGGACGGACCGCTTTTGCGCGGCATCTTCCACGCGGCCGCCCTCGCCGACGAGGGGCCGCTGGAGGCGCTTGGTCCCGAAAGGATCGCCGCCATTCTCGACGCCAAGGTCACCGGCGCGGAGATCCTCCACCGCCTGACCCTGGACCGCCGCGCCCGGCCCCGCCGCCTGGACCATTTCGTGCTCCTGTCCTCGGTCGTCAGCCTGCTGCCCTCGGCCAGCCAGGGCGCCTATGCCGCCGCCAACGCGGTGCTGGACAGCCTGGCGCACCGGCGCCGGGCCCTGGGCCTGGCCGGCCTCAGCCTCAATCTCGGCCCGGTCGCGGCCGGGATCGGCGACCGGATGGGCGAGCGCGCCCACCAGGTCTGGCAGCGCCACGGCATCGGCCGCCTCGACCCGGACGCCCTGGTGGCGGCCCTGCCGGAACTGCTGGCGACACCCTGGCCGCAGCGCGCCGTGCTGGACATCGACTGGGACGTCTACGGCCAGGACGGCGAGCCTCGCCCTGAACCCGCCCCCGCCAGCCTGGACCTTGCCGGCCTCCAGGCGATCCTGGCACCGATCGTGGGCGCGGCCCGGCCGGACAGCCTGGACCCCGACACGCCCCTGCTGAGCCTGGGGATCGACTCCCTGATGGCGGTGGAGTTCGCCCAGGCGATCGGCCGCGCCCTGGGCCGCCCGGTCCCCCGCACCTTCGTCTACAGCCACCCCAACCTGCGCGCCGCCGCCACAGCCCTGGCCAGCCCCAGGCCGGCGCCCGCAGCAAAGGCAGCGCCGGCCGAAGCCAGTGCGGGAGCCCTGGCCGTGATGGCGCCGGCCTGGGTCCCGGCCGAGGACGACCCGGCCTGGGCGGACGGCTGGCAGGTGCTGGGGGAGGGGCCGCTTGCCACCCGCCTGCGCCAGGCGCTTTCCCCGGGCGACGAACTGGTGGATCTGCGCCTCCTGGACGAGCCGGCGCGGGATGGGCCGCAGGCCCGGCGTATCCTCCTGGAGCGCTTCGCGCAGCTGCTGCGCGCCAGCCTGGGCCGACCGGCGCGCCTGGCCTGGGCCTGCCGCGAGGACGATCCGCTCGCCCCGCTGCTGGACGGGCTGATCGCCACCGCGCGGGTGGAATATCCGGACCTGCGCCTGCAGCGGATCGTCCTGGCGCCGGACCTGGCCGACCCGGCCGCCGCCATCCTTGCCGAGCTCGGCCAGGAGCCGCTGGAGCCCCTGGTGCTGCGGCACCGGGACGGCCGCCGCGTCCGCCGCTTCCAGCCGGCCGCGCCCCGGCCGTCCCGGCCGATCCGGGCGGATGGCGCCTACCTGGTCACCGGCGGCACCGGCGGGATCGGCCGGCTCCTGGCGCGCGACCTCCTGGACCGGGGCGCCGGGCGGGTGGTGCTGGCGAGCCGGCGCGGCATCCTGCCGGACGACCCAATCCTGTCCGATTCCTGCCTGGCCGACCCACGCCTTGGTGTCCGCGCCTGCGACCTCGCCGACGCGGCCGCCGTGGAGCGGCTGGTCAGGGAGCTGGCCGACGGACCCCTGCCGCTGCGCGGGGTGTTCCATCTGGCCGGCGTCACCGCCGACGGCCTGCTGGCCACCCAGGACGTGGCCGCGATGGCGCCGGCCTTCGCCGCCAAGGTCGATGGCGCCCGCCTGCTCGACCAGGCCACCCGGGGCGTGGCGCTCGACCATTTCGTGCTGTTCGGCTCGCTCACCGCGATCATCGGCCTGGCCGGTGCGGGCGCCTATGCCGCGGCCAACGCCATGCTGCCGCCGATCGCCAGGGAGAGGCAGGAGGCGGGGCTGCCCGGCATCGCCATCGACTGGGGCGCCTGGCAGGGCGTGGGGATGGCCGAGGCGGGGGCGGCTTGGCGGGATGGCCATCTGCCGGTCCATCCGGCCTCGCTCGCCCTGGCGGCGCTGCATGATTGCTTGCAGGTCGCGCCGTCGCACGTGGCGATACTGCCGCGTGGTGAAACCGGGACTGTGACATTGCCGGAAGCAAGGTTTCGATCTACGGAACGAGTGGAGAATCCACACCGACGCTCCTCGCCGGTATACTGA